In bacterium, the following are encoded in one genomic region:
- a CDS encoding SET domain-containing protein gives MKKLPHDNVWTRLMPSKISGVGVFAIRDISANTNLFEDDDVKMVTLQKPEIDAMDLETKKLYDDFCVIRGDKYICPQNFNDITVGWFINHSTNNPNVRCDKNLVFHSARDIKAGEELTLDYSTYSEK, from the coding sequence ATGAAAAAACTACCGCACGACAACGTTTGGACCCGTCTGATGCCTTCCAAAATCAGCGGCGTTGGCGTTTTTGCTATTAGAGATATTTCGGCCAACACTAATCTTTTCGAAGATGATGATGTAAAAATGGTTACGCTTCAGAAACCGGAAATTGATGCGATGGACTTGGAAACCAAAAAGCTCTACGATGATTTTTGCGTAATTAGAGGCGACAAATACATCTGCCCGCAAAACTTCAATGATATCACCGTGGGCTGGTTCATAAATCACTCCACGAATAATCCGAATGTCCGTTGTGATAAAAATCTTGTATTCCACAGCGCCAGAGATATCAAGGCAGGGGAGGAGCTCACGCTGGATTACTCAACTTACAGCGAAAAATAA
- the rpsG gene encoding 30S ribosomal protein S7 — MRRKVNYKREKVADMKYNSVALGRFINYVMKDGKKSTAQRVVYGAFAIINKETKGEPLPVFEKALENAAPAVEVASKRVGGANYQVPREVRADRKFILACRWIIEGARSKKGKPMAAKLAEELMLTAKNEGNAIKKKQDMHRMAEANRAFAHFSW, encoded by the coding sequence ATGCGTAGAAAAGTAAACTATAAAAGAGAAAAAGTAGCGGATATGAAATACAACAGCGTCGCTCTCGGACGCTTTATTAACTATGTAATGAAAGACGGCAAAAAATCGACCGCCCAAAGAGTTGTGTACGGAGCTTTCGCCATAATCAACAAAGAAACTAAGGGTGAGCCTCTTCCGGTTTTTGAAAAGGCTTTAGAAAATGCCGCTCCGGCTGTGGAAGTAGCTTCCAAGCGCGTTGGTGGAGCCAACTATCAGGTGCCTCGCGAAGTCCGCGCCGACCGGAAATTCATTTTGGCCTGCCGCTGGATTATCGAAGGCGCCCGCAGCAAAAAAGGCAAACCGATGGCCGCTAAGTTAGCTGAAGAGCTTATGTTGACCGCGAAAAACGAAGGCAACGCGATTAAAAAGAAACAGGATATGCACAGAATGGCTGAAGCCAACCGCGCTTTTGCTCACTTCAGTTGGTAG
- the bcp gene encoding thioredoxin-dependent thiol peroxidase: protein MKKRRNFSLPDQNGKIHTLSDYKGQWVLVYFYPKDDTPGCNAEACAIRDNFPEFQKLGIRVFGISADPVKSHAKFAEKFNLPFTLISDEKRTTIKRWGAWQKKRAMGKTYMGIARMSFLIDPDGDIAITYGEVTPETHAQEVLDDLKELLNK from the coding sequence ATGAAAAAACGTCGTAATTTCTCACTTCCGGACCAGAACGGAAAAATTCATACCTTAAGCGACTACAAAGGCCAGTGGGTACTGGTGTATTTTTATCCGAAAGATGACACGCCGGGATGCAATGCTGAGGCCTGCGCGATTCGCGATAACTTTCCGGAATTCCAAAAGCTCGGCATCCGGGTTTTCGGCATCAGCGCCGATCCGGTTAAAAGTCATGCTAAATTTGCGGAAAAATTTAATCTACCGTTCACTTTAATTTCCGATGAAAAAAGAACCACCATTAAAAGATGGGGTGCTTGGCAGAAAAAAAGAGCGATGGGAAAGACGTATATGGGCATCGCACGCATGTCCTTTCTGATTGACCCCGATGGCGATATTGCCATCACCTATGGAGAAGTGACGCCGGAAACTCATGCGCAAGAAGTTTTAGACGATTTGAAGGAATTATTGAATAAATAA
- the fusA gene encoding elongation factor G: MARLYPVERVRDFGIIAHIDAGKTTVSERVLFYTGVSHKIGEVHTGDTVMDWMEQERERGITITAAATTAFWIPSYANGDKTKEYRFNLIDTPGHIDFTVEVKRSLRVLDGAVVVFDGVSGVEPQSETNWRYADDYGVPRLCFINKLDRMGASFENSLASIRERLNPNAIAIQLPIGLEAAFEGLVDLIKMKAYKFEGEKGSDIIEIEIPENMKVEALKRRKELIEKIVEQDDALMALYLDGQEPSVDELKRVLRKATLELKIVPVLTGSALKNKGVQLMLDAVVDYLPSPADIKPTKATDLKTNQEVFRKPDDKEPFTALAFKIATDPFVGSLTFFRVYSGTLKRGSYIQNSNKGTQERVGRILKMHANQREEIEEIYAGEIGALVGMKATTTGDTLCDPESNPVMLEKIIFPQPVIGIRIEPKTKADQEKMGMALHRLADEDPTFRVAGDPETGETIISGMGELHLEIIVDRMKREFGVDANVGRPQVAYKETIKGKAEAEGKYIKQSGGKGQYGHVWIKMEPLERGKGFEFVDETKGGSVPKEFIKPAMKGIEEAMARGVVAGFPMIDVMVTLFDGSFHEVDSSESAFKIAGSMAFQEGAKKAKAIMLEPIMKIQVLAPANYLGDITGDLSSKRGQINEMSDRMGGIKVVDAKVPLSEMFGYATKLRSMTQGRGNFTMEFSSYEEVPASVAALIKDRKK, translated from the coding sequence ATGGCAAGATTATATCCAGTTGAAAGAGTCCGAGACTTCGGAATTATTGCGCACATTGATGCAGGAAAGACTACTGTGTCCGAGCGGGTGCTTTTTTATACCGGCGTTTCCCACAAAATCGGTGAAGTGCACACCGGCGACACTGTTATGGACTGGATGGAGCAGGAGCGCGAGCGTGGCATCACTATTACCGCCGCCGCTACCACCGCTTTTTGGATTCCAAGCTATGCAAATGGCGACAAAACAAAAGAATATCGCTTCAACCTGATTGATACTCCCGGCCACATCGACTTTACAGTTGAGGTAAAGCGTTCTTTGCGTGTTTTGGACGGCGCAGTCGTGGTATTCGACGGCGTATCCGGCGTAGAACCGCAATCCGAAACCAACTGGCGCTATGCCGATGACTACGGCGTACCGAGACTTTGCTTCATTAATAAATTGGATCGTATGGGAGCGAGCTTTGAAAATAGCTTGGCTTCGATTCGCGAGCGCTTAAACCCGAATGCAATAGCCATTCAGTTGCCGATTGGCTTGGAGGCCGCCTTTGAGGGTCTGGTGGATTTAATCAAAATGAAGGCGTATAAGTTCGAGGGCGAGAAAGGTTCCGATATCATAGAAATTGAAATTCCGGAAAATATGAAAGTGGAGGCTCTTAAGCGCCGAAAGGAATTGATTGAAAAGATTGTTGAACAGGACGATGCGTTGATGGCTTTGTATCTCGACGGGCAGGAACCAAGCGTTGATGAACTAAAGCGCGTACTTCGCAAAGCTACTTTGGAATTGAAAATCGTGCCGGTCTTAACCGGTTCGGCTTTGAAAAACAAAGGCGTACAGCTGATGTTGGACGCGGTTGTGGATTATCTACCGTCTCCAGCCGACATTAAGCCGACCAAAGCTACCGACTTGAAAACTAATCAGGAAGTTTTTCGTAAACCGGACGACAAGGAACCGTTTACGGCGTTGGCTTTTAAAATCGCAACCGATCCTTTCGTGGGCAGCTTAACTTTTTTTCGAGTCTATTCCGGAACCCTCAAACGTGGAAGCTACATCCAAAACTCTAATAAGGGGACACAGGAACGCGTCGGCCGTATTTTAAAAATGCATGCCAACCAACGGGAAGAAATCGAAGAAATTTATGCCGGTGAAATCGGCGCTTTGGTAGGTATGAAAGCCACAACTACCGGTGATACACTTTGCGATCCTGAATCAAATCCGGTAATGCTTGAGAAAATTATCTTCCCACAGCCGGTTATCGGCATCCGCATTGAGCCGAAAACAAAAGCTGACCAAGAAAAAATGGGTATGGCTTTGCATCGCTTAGCTGACGAAGATCCGACTTTCCGCGTGGCCGGCGATCCGGAAACAGGAGAGACCATCATTTCCGGTATGGGTGAGTTGCACTTGGAAATTATTGTGGACCGTATGAAGCGCGAATTCGGCGTGGACGCCAACGTGGGCAGGCCACAAGTAGCTTATAAAGAAACCATTAAAGGAAAAGCTGAAGCCGAAGGTAAATACATCAAGCAGTCCGGCGGTAAGGGTCAGTACGGACACGTTTGGATTAAAATGGAGCCGCTGGAGCGTGGCAAGGGATTTGAATTCGTCGATGAAACCAAAGGAGGTTCCGTTCCGAAAGAATTTATTAAGCCTGCGATGAAAGGTATCGAAGAAGCGATGGCCCGCGGTGTTGTGGCCGGCTTCCCGATGATTGACGTGATGGTTACTCTTTTTGATGGTTCTTTCCACGAAGTAGACTCTTCGGAATCTGCTTTCAAAATCGCCGGCTCAATGGCTTTCCAGGAAGGCGCCAAGAAAGCGAAGGCGATTATGCTTGAGCCGATTATGAAAATACAGGTTTTGGCCCCGGCTAATTATTTGGGAGATATCACCGGAGATTTAAGCTCGAAACGTGGTCAGATTAATGAAATGAGCGACCGAATGGGTGGCATTAAAGTTGTGGATGCTAAGGTTCCGCTTTCGGAAATGTTCGGCTACGCAACCAAACTTCGCTCTATGACGCAAGGCCGCGGAAACTTCACTATGGAATTCTCCAGCTATGAAGAAGTGCCGGCAAGCGTTGCGGCTTTGATCAAAGACCGAAAGAAATAG
- a CDS encoding helix-turn-helix domain-containing protein produces MNKEVSKFGQKVRKVRLQKEMSQGDIARVLGVHRTYISGLERGVRNPSLLTIQEVAKLVENKETTEIVNQTLAALKNTTDAVVAVSSQKPELADQVADLAAAEEQALSDVVPQAEGEVKQAVEDALTVSRESLGKLKNPEGDTEPEPEVKGTISTTPTSTTVGVKKPNTKPQTATITPPEGLIQSPIQINDVIDAITGDSLPPLEP; encoded by the coding sequence ATGAATAAAGAAGTATCGAAATTCGGGCAAAAAGTCCGCAAAGTGCGCCTACAAAAAGAAATGTCGCAGGGCGATATAGCAAGGGTTTTGGGCGTCCACCGAACATACATTAGCGGTTTAGAGCGGGGCGTTAGAAACCCGTCGCTTTTGACGATACAGGAAGTCGCCAAGCTTGTGGAGAATAAAGAAACCACTGAAATCGTGAACCAAACCCTGGCCGCGCTCAAAAACACCACTGACGCAGTGGTCGCGGTCTCAAGCCAAAAACCGGAATTGGCCGATCAAGTCGCTGATCTTGCCGCCGCGGAAGAGCAAGCACTGTCCGATGTGGTGCCGCAAGCCGAGGGCGAGGTAAAACAAGCTGTCGAGGATGCGCTCACTGTTTCGCGCGAATCTTTGGGTAAACTCAAAAATCCCGAAGGAGACACCGAGCCTGAACCAGAAGTAAAAGGTACCATAAGCACAACCCCGACCAGCACTACGGTAGGTGTGAAGAAGCCAAACACCAAGCCCCAAACCGCGACAATCACCCCGCCCGAGGGCCTGATCCAATCCCCGATTCAGATCAATGATGTGATCGACGCCATCACCGGCGATTCCCTCCCACCGCTCGAGCCATAG
- the rpsL gene encoding 30S ribosomal protein S12 — protein MPTIRQLVRYGRKKTVYKSKAIATQRYFNYLKNKPLTVAAPFKRGVCVKVFTTTPKKPNSALRKVARVRLTNGMEVTAYIPGEGHNLQEHSIVMIRGGRVKDLPGVRYHIVRGVLDTVGVVARNQQRSKYGAKKKKAE, from the coding sequence ATGCCAACGATTAGACAATTAGTCAGATACGGCCGGAAAAAGACGGTCTACAAATCAAAGGCCATCGCGACCCAGCGTTATTTTAATTATCTGAAAAATAAACCGTTGACCGTAGCCGCTCCGTTCAAGAGGGGAGTCTGCGTGAAAGTTTTCACTACCACTCCAAAGAAGCCGAACTCTGCTTTGCGTAAAGTTGCCCGCGTGCGCTTAACCAACGGCATGGAAGTCACCGCCTACATTCCGGGAGAAGGACACAACCTGCAGGAACACTCTATCGTGATGATTCGCGGTGGCCGTGTAAAAGATTTGCCGGGAGTCCGCTACCACATCGTCCGTGGAGTTTTGGATACCGTGGGAGTTGTTGCTCGAAATCAACAGCGTTCTAAATATGGAGCCAAAAAGAAAAAGGCAGAGTAA
- a CDS encoding DEAD/DEAH box helicase: MNEEITPKVETKASGFNGLGIAPGILEMLAKFGYETPTPIQEQAIPVAMQGKDMVGIAQTGTGKTFAFGIPMIQRLAQIKGRGLVVLPTRELATQVDESLHKIGGPGLRTAVLIGGMAMGPQKGALARDPHIIVATPGRLNDHLQQRLVSLSNVKIVVLDEADRMLDMGFAPQIQKIFNALPAERQTMLFSATMPPEIMTMATKHMKLPIRIEVARSGSTADKVTQEIFIIRKEDKVRLLEKLLQQYIGPVLIFTRTKHGAKRLTRDVADMGHTSAELHSNRSVNQRREALDGFKAGKYRVLIATNIAARGIDVSGIELVVNFDLPSDTDDYVHRIGRTARAGAEGHAISLATPEQRGELRDIERLIQKRLQVSPVPELPPARPTRYVPRDEPRSFRGGGRPSFGGSHAQRGGSRSGGAGRPSFGGALRRPADRPHPGGSFGGARRSPRPRFRR; encoded by the coding sequence ATGAACGAGGAAATAACTCCCAAAGTAGAGACGAAAGCATCCGGGTTTAACGGACTAGGAATTGCGCCGGGCATATTAGAAATGTTGGCTAAATTCGGTTATGAAACTCCGACTCCAATCCAAGAGCAGGCTATTCCGGTAGCAATGCAGGGAAAAGATATGGTGGGCATCGCTCAAACCGGCACGGGTAAAACTTTTGCTTTCGGAATTCCGATGATTCAGCGTTTGGCGCAAATCAAAGGCAGGGGATTAGTAGTACTTCCAACCCGCGAGCTGGCTACACAGGTAGATGAATCACTTCACAAAATCGGAGGTCCGGGTTTACGCACTGCAGTTTTAATTGGCGGTATGGCAATGGGACCGCAAAAAGGCGCTTTGGCTCGTGATCCGCATATTATTGTGGCCACCCCCGGACGCTTAAATGACCATCTTCAGCAAAGACTGGTGAGTTTGAGTAATGTGAAAATTGTGGTGCTTGATGAAGCCGACAGAATGTTGGATATGGGTTTTGCTCCGCAAATTCAGAAAATTTTTAACGCTCTTCCGGCTGAACGCCAAACGATGCTTTTTTCCGCCACAATGCCTCCGGAAATTATGACGATGGCGACTAAGCATATGAAGCTGCCTATTCGCATTGAAGTAGCGCGATCCGGAAGTACCGCCGACAAAGTTACGCAGGAAATTTTTATTATCCGCAAAGAAGACAAAGTTCGCTTACTTGAAAAGCTTCTTCAGCAATATATCGGACCGGTATTAATTTTTACCAGAACTAAGCACGGAGCTAAGCGGCTTACTAGAGATGTTGCCGATATGGGTCACACCTCCGCCGAGTTGCACTCTAATCGCTCGGTCAATCAGCGCCGCGAAGCTTTGGACGGATTCAAAGCCGGAAAATATCGCGTATTAATCGCTACCAATATTGCAGCCCGCGGTATTGATGTGAGCGGGATTGAATTGGTAGTCAATTTTGATTTACCGAGCGATACCGACGACTACGTGCACCGCATTGGCCGCACTGCTCGCGCCGGCGCTGAAGGTCACGCCATTTCTCTCGCTACTCCTGAACAACGAGGCGAGCTTCGCGACATTGAACGCCTGATTCAAAAGCGTTTGCAGGTTTCTCCGGTTCCGGAGCTTCCGCCTGCCCGACCGACAAGATACGTCCCAAGGGACGAGCCGAGATCTTTTCGTGGCGGCGGTCGGCCATCTTTTGGCGGAAGCCACGCTCAGCGGGGCGGTTCTCGCTCCGGTGGCGCTGGTCGCCCAAGTTTTGGGGGAGCCCTCCGCCGGCCGGCGGACCGCCCGCATCCAGGAGGTTCTTTCGGCGGCGCTCGCCGCTCTCCTCGCCCCCGATTCCGCCGCTAG
- a CDS encoding heavy metal translocating P-type ATPase translates to MNYTCPMHPEIKRSQPGICPECGMTLVPDKEKRSSDKHAGHRTADFLKKFSISLLLTIPVILYSDIITNLTGFRAPTFPGAGFLPLILSSIVFFYCGWVFLTGAWREITAKLPGMMTLIAIATSTAYLYSVISVFLKGETLFWELTTLITVMLLGHWLEMRAVSGAQGALKELSKLLPDTAEILRNGQPEKIPVGDLREWDLVFVRPGGRIPADGIISDGQSQVNEAMITGESAPVAKKIGSEVIAGTINGDGSLTIKITKVGEKTFLSGIMRLVLEAQSSKSRLQVLSDRAAFYLTTVAVAGGGATLISWILSGAGAGFAIERMVAVLVIACPHALGLAVPLVASISTTLAARNGFLVRQRLALEQARNIDVVLFDKTGTLTKGEFGVTNIWPVGSENEKEILELAASVDAQSEHVISKAIVTRAMGAGTKLKEVKNFKRLPGKGVSGEIDGSEIAVGGQAMLESYDLNIEGGLREITEAESKKGKTLIFLIKDRKLWGILALADLIREESREAISSLQKSGVRVAMITGDSEGVAAWVAGELNISEYFYKVLPGEKAEKVKLLQSKGQKVAMIGDGINDAPALTQADLGIAIGAGTNVAIESAGIILMRSDPRDIIKIIRLSKLTYSKMIQNLFWATGYNVVAMPLAAGVLVSQGIILEPALAALLMSVSTIIVALNAVLLKRRRL, encoded by the coding sequence ATGAATTATACCTGCCCGATGCATCCGGAGATAAAACGGAGTCAGCCCGGTATTTGCCCGGAATGCGGAATGACCCTAGTACCCGATAAAGAAAAACGGAGTTCGGATAAACACGCCGGCCACCGCACTGCGGATTTTTTAAAAAAGTTTTCAATCAGCTTATTATTGACCATTCCGGTTATTTTATATTCCGACATCATCACCAATCTGACCGGATTTCGGGCGCCAACTTTCCCTGGCGCCGGTTTTCTGCCGTTGATCTTAAGTTCAATAGTATTTTTTTATTGCGGATGGGTTTTCTTGACGGGCGCCTGGAGAGAAATAACCGCAAAATTGCCGGGTATGATGACGCTGATAGCCATCGCCACCTCTACCGCCTACCTATACAGCGTTATTTCTGTCTTTCTGAAAGGAGAAACTCTTTTTTGGGAGTTGACCACGTTAATCACTGTGATGCTTCTGGGTCATTGGCTGGAAATGCGTGCGGTCAGTGGCGCTCAAGGAGCGCTTAAAGAACTTTCAAAACTACTACCGGACACAGCAGAAATTTTGCGAAACGGCCAGCCGGAAAAAATACCGGTGGGTGATTTGAGAGAATGGGATTTGGTTTTCGTCCGACCGGGAGGCCGGATTCCGGCTGATGGGATAATTTCTGACGGACAATCACAAGTAAATGAGGCAATGATTACCGGCGAATCAGCGCCCGTTGCAAAGAAAATCGGCAGTGAAGTGATCGCAGGCACTATCAACGGCGACGGTTCTTTAACTATAAAAATCACCAAAGTAGGAGAAAAAACTTTTTTGTCCGGAATAATGCGTCTTGTGTTGGAGGCTCAATCTTCTAAATCCCGTCTTCAAGTTCTTTCTGACAGGGCCGCCTTTTACCTGACGACAGTTGCGGTGGCCGGAGGAGGGGCAACTTTAATTTCTTGGATTCTTTCCGGGGCGGGAGCGGGTTTCGCGATTGAAAGAATGGTGGCAGTGCTGGTTATTGCTTGCCCTCACGCTCTCGGACTCGCCGTTCCACTGGTCGCCTCTATATCTACGACACTCGCGGCTCGCAACGGATTTTTAGTGCGTCAACGTTTAGCATTGGAGCAAGCCAGAAATATTGACGTGGTTCTTTTTGATAAAACCGGCACGCTGACCAAGGGAGAGTTCGGCGTTACCAATATTTGGCCGGTGGGCTCGGAAAATGAAAAAGAAATTTTAGAACTGGCCGCTAGTGTGGATGCGCAATCGGAGCATGTTATCTCAAAGGCAATCGTCACAAGAGCGATGGGCGCGGGAACGAAACTAAAAGAAGTAAAAAACTTTAAACGATTACCCGGCAAGGGCGTGAGCGGAGAAATTGATGGCTCGGAAATAGCAGTCGGCGGGCAGGCAATGCTGGAAAGTTACGATTTAAATATTGAAGGCGGCCTAAGAGAAATAACTGAAGCCGAAAGTAAAAAAGGAAAGACTTTAATCTTCTTAATTAAAGATAGAAAACTTTGGGGAATCTTGGCCTTGGCAGATTTAATACGCGAAGAATCGCGAGAGGCTATTTCGTCTTTGCAAAAATCCGGAGTAAGGGTTGCGATGATTACCGGTGATTCCGAGGGCGTGGCCGCTTGGGTTGCTGGTGAATTAAACATAAGTGAATATTTTTATAAGGTTTTGCCGGGTGAAAAAGCCGAGAAAGTGAAATTACTGCAATCTAAGGGGCAAAAAGTGGCGATGATCGGTGACGGCATCAACGACGCGCCGGCTCTTACGCAGGCTGACCTCGGCATCGCAATCGGCGCGGGGACTAACGTTGCAATTGAATCAGCTGGAATTATTTTAATGAGAAGCGATCCGCGGGATATTATAAAAATCATTAGACTCTCAAAGCTAACTTACTCCAAGATGATCCAAAATCTTTTCTGGGCGACCGGATATAATGTGGTGGCAATGCCGCTGGCCGCGGGAGTCCTAGTGAGCCAGGGGATTATTCTGGAACCGGCACTGGCGGCCTTACTGATGTCGGTCAGCACCATAATTGTGGCCTTGAACGCTGTCTTGTTGAAAAGAAGGCGTTTGTAA
- a CDS encoding site-2 protease family protein, with product MIHEVLHGLMALKLGDTTAKDQGRLTLNPLKHIDPFGSVVVPLVLLVTGSPILIGWAKPVMYNPANIKNPKTGDLLIKLAGPASNLALAVVFGLILRLLFPFVNVPIFGSLVIFLKIIVATNVSLAIFNLVPLPPLDGSSILFALIPDKWHALQEFLTRHGFWLLIIFIFFGFQLILPIIGSIYLLLTGPAG from the coding sequence ATGATTCACGAAGTTTTACACGGTCTTATGGCACTAAAACTCGGCGATACCACTGCCAAAGATCAGGGGCGGTTGACCTTAAATCCTCTAAAACACATCGATCCCTTTGGCTCTGTCGTAGTGCCATTAGTGCTCCTCGTGACCGGTAGTCCGATATTGATTGGATGGGCAAAGCCGGTGATGTATAACCCCGCCAATATTAAAAATCCGAAAACCGGAGACCTGCTAATCAAGTTGGCCGGTCCGGCGAGCAATTTGGCCTTGGCAGTCGTTTTTGGTTTGATTCTACGTCTGCTTTTCCCTTTCGTGAATGTTCCAATTTTCGGCAGTCTGGTTATTTTTCTAAAAATCATAGTTGCTACTAATGTATCACTCGCTATATTTAATTTGGTTCCTCTGCCGCCGCTGGACGGCTCAAGTATCTTATTTGCGCTGATCCCGGACAAGTGGCACGCTCTCCAGGAATTTTTGACCAGACACGGCTTTTGGTTGCTTATAATCTTTATTTTCTTCGGTTTCCAATTAATTCTTCCTATTATAGGCAGCATCTACCTCCTACTGACGGGTCCGGCTGGATAG
- the nirK gene encoding copper-containing nitrite reductase has translation MAFLTLVEFVVVYLWGWLVLTILASVGIFLLIKKYYRIEMAIFGVIAVVGLVAILFGPKIFPKAFEYPPFLTTFGPSDGPALPFKSAIAFLKNYSKMEKVENIARNPNDIPPPITRNYPEKIKINLTTKEVISEIAPGTFMNYWTFNGTVPGPFLRVREGDTVELTLTNDKSSVHAHNIDLHAVNGPGGGAALTNVDPGETKSFTFQALNPGLYVYHCAHPNVATHDTHGMYGLILVEPIGGLTKVDKEFYVMQGELYTTGDIGKKGLQIFDAVKMLNGKPEYIVFNGKTSALTTNVKAKVGDRVRFFVGNGGVNLISSFHVIGEIFDTVYPEASIGGALFKNVQTTIVPAGGATITEFLLNVPGKYPFVDHALARIERGAWGVLDVAGEEDVRIFSGDFEADDHSH, from the coding sequence ATGGCTTTCCTAACTTTGGTTGAATTCGTTGTTGTGTATCTTTGGGGTTGGTTAGTCCTGACTATTCTTGCCAGTGTCGGCATTTTCTTGCTAATTAAAAAGTACTATAGAATAGAGATGGCGATTTTTGGTGTGATAGCGGTCGTGGGGCTGGTGGCGATTTTATTCGGACCCAAAATCTTCCCAAAGGCTTTTGAATACCCCCCATTTCTTACCACCTTCGGACCATCAGACGGTCCGGCTCTGCCGTTCAAAAGCGCCATTGCTTTCCTGAAAAACTATTCAAAAATGGAAAAGGTGGAGAATATCGCGCGTAATCCAAACGATATTCCTCCACCAATTACCCGCAATTATCCTGAAAAGATAAAAATTAATCTGACGACGAAAGAAGTGATATCGGAAATTGCGCCCGGCACCTTCATGAATTACTGGACGTTTAACGGCACGGTTCCGGGTCCATTTTTACGGGTTCGCGAGGGCGATACGGTGGAATTGACGCTCACCAATGACAAGTCCAGCGTCCACGCGCACAACATAGATCTGCACGCGGTGAATGGGCCTGGAGGAGGAGCGGCGCTGACAAATGTTGATCCGGGCGAAACAAAGTCTTTTACTTTCCAAGCTCTAAACCCCGGGTTATATGTATATCACTGCGCTCATCCCAATGTCGCTACGCATGACACGCATGGTATGTACGGCTTGATTTTAGTTGAACCGATAGGAGGATTAACAAAAGTTGATAAGGAATTTTATGTGATGCAGGGCGAGCTTTACACGACGGGCGATATTGGTAAAAAGGGATTGCAAATTTTTGACGCAGTCAAAATGCTGAACGGCAAACCGGAATACATAGTCTTCAACGGAAAAACTTCAGCGTTAACCACGAACGTCAAAGCGAAGGTGGGGGACCGGGTCCGGTTTTTTGTCGGTAACGGAGGAGTAAATCTGATTTCTTCCTTCCATGTCATCGGCGAAATTTTCGACACTGTTTATCCAGAGGCTTCAATTGGTGGGGCGTTATTCAAGAATGTTCAGACAACGATAGTGCCGGCTGGCGGGGCGACAATAACGGAATTTTTGCTCAACGTTCCGGGTAAATATCCTTTCGTGGATCATGCTTTGGCCAGAATTGAGCGCGGCGCCTGGGGAGTTTTAGATGTAGCGGGCGAAGAAGACGTCAGAATCTTTTCTGGAGATTTTGAAGCAGACGACCATAGTCATTAA
- a CDS encoding DUF411 domain-containing protein: MDKKSFLLGLSAILIVVSAFAFMATRSSSGQSITVYKSPTCGCCGGYITYLKKNNFQVTVVEKTNRTELREKFHIPADMESCHTSVVNNYVVEGHVPVEAINKLLAEKPDIDGITLPEMPAGSPGMGGAKSGPWTVYALSKGAKSEFLIK, from the coding sequence ATGGACAAAAAATCATTCTTACTGGGTCTGAGCGCTATACTGATAGTAGTATCGGCTTTTGCTTTTATGGCGACCCGTTCTTCATCCGGACAAAGCATAACCGTCTATAAATCTCCCACTTGTGGGTGCTGCGGAGGATATATCACCTATCTGAAGAAAAACAATTTCCAGGTTACGGTCGTGGAAAAAACAAACCGTACGGAATTAAGGGAAAAATTCCACATCCCGGCTGATATGGAGAGTTGCCATACTTCCGTTGTGAATAATTATGTTGTCGAAGGGCATGTCCCAGTAGAGGCAATCAATAAGTTACTGGCGGAAAAGCCCGATATAGACGGCATTACCTTACCGGAAATGCCGGCCGGATCTCCCGGAATGGGCGGCGCAAAATCCGGTCCGTGGACAGTCTACGCCTTATCGAAAGGCGCAAAATCAGAATTCCTAATTAAATAA